Proteins encoded in a region of the Flammeovirga yaeyamensis genome:
- a CDS encoding AraC family transcriptional regulator — MDIRTKNKIESSLEIKVEPFRSGIRKTNPHKHHKYMEIVYLSQGEGAHTIDYDTYQIDQPILFFIQKDQMHHWNLQSDPKGYVIIMKKGFLDNSKDKQLIDLIGELSHYPSLSVKETSTINQLFDLLTKEVKLSGKYQHDIVEGLLKTLFSKLLNHSSPKVENQSTYNATFIQFKELLEGGDQVINSVNHYAELMHTTPQNLNSIVKNATGISASVFIGEYIIKEAKRMLLYTNMTASEIAFHLNFKDSSHFTRYFKRKVEVTPVQFRNS, encoded by the coding sequence ATGGATATTCGTACGAAAAATAAAATTGAATCAAGCTTGGAAATAAAAGTGGAACCTTTTCGTTCGGGTATTCGAAAAACCAATCCGCATAAGCATCATAAGTATATGGAGATTGTGTATCTATCTCAAGGAGAAGGCGCACATACAATAGATTACGATACTTATCAAATCGACCAACCTATATTGTTTTTTATCCAAAAAGACCAAATGCATCATTGGAATTTACAATCCGATCCAAAAGGATATGTGATTATCATGAAAAAAGGTTTTTTAGATAATAGTAAAGACAAACAGCTTATTGACTTGATAGGTGAATTGAGCCACTATCCTTCACTATCAGTAAAAGAAACTTCAACCATCAACCAACTATTTGATTTACTCACCAAGGAAGTCAAATTATCTGGAAAATATCAACATGATATTGTGGAAGGTCTATTAAAAACTTTATTTTCAAAACTACTTAACCATTCATCTCCAAAAGTAGAAAACCAATCTACATACAACGCTACATTTATCCAGTTTAAAGAGCTATTGGAAGGAGGAGATCAAGTAATTAATAGTGTGAATCATTATGCAGAATTGATGCATACTACCCCTCAGAATTTAAATAGTATTGTAAAAAATGCAACTGGAATTTCTGCTTCAGTATTTATTGGCGAGTACATTATAAAAGAAGCCAAAAGAATGTTGTTGTACACGAATATGACGGCTAGTGAAATCGCTTTTCATTTAAATTTCAAAGACTCTTCTCACTTTACAAGGTATTTCAAAAGAAAGGTAGAGGTTACTCCTGTTCAGTTTAGAAATTCTTAA
- a CDS encoding transglycosylase domain-containing protein, with protein sequence MYLKTIKALWILFFVGLISIIIFGVSLKNNWFNLYGKLPDPSVLENPDRNEASELYSADGVLLGKYFRENRKKVEYDELSEDLKNALEASEDIRFYQHSGIDFKATLAVPYYLAKYVISKGKRRGSSTITQQLAKNLFKIRRDENLEGRLSSIKYLDLVINKFKEWIVAVELETAYTKREILTMYLNTVDFGSNSFGIHTAAQTFFSTTPDSLNIPQSALLIGILQAPSSYSPVYNPDKAITVRNNVIGQMAKYGFITKEEKEKYIATDLELEYNVENHNKGLAQYFRAEVVKDIRRFCREKGLDLYGDGLKIYSTIDSRIQIKAEAAVKKHMMEQQTLFDEHWKGHGDPWRDREGEVIPNFLPMSIRRTAVWKGLNKQYGGDSLKIDKALKVKKKMRVFSWNAPNYEKDTVMSSYDSLRYYKMFLQVGMMSMEPKTGNIKAWVGGINYKYFKYDHVRLGYRQPGSTFKPFLYAKALEDRFQPCSPVTDLPITFTAEEAMADKPWTPKNADSYSGKTYTLRQAMSRSINTAAAYLVKVLGAPNLSRYARDKFGFKFIRDKMFNYMVSDDERARGITGYDKKPIAGVPSLCLGTEDVSVYEMVTAYSVFINKGTWTEPQFLTRIEDKYGKVLKEFTPKKEEVLNEKTAWLMTYMLRGTSEESGGTALRLNRYKFKKDSHVAGKTGTTANFSDAWFMGFTNDLVTGVWCGAEDRSVHFRTIKYGQGARQALPAFAYFMEDVYEDKKLCKELHYNKGFFPEPSMNLGVELDCSKFDPDQFGDFDAEPDSTMEEQYEAPTEVGDGIL encoded by the coding sequence ATGTACTTAAAAACGATTAAAGCACTCTGGATCCTATTTTTTGTGGGATTAATATCCATAATCATTTTTGGGGTTTCACTTAAAAATAACTGGTTTAACCTATATGGTAAACTCCCCGATCCTAGTGTGTTAGAAAATCCTGACCGTAACGAAGCTTCTGAATTATACTCAGCAGACGGAGTATTGTTAGGTAAATATTTTAGAGAGAATAGAAAAAAGGTTGAATATGATGAATTATCAGAAGACCTTAAAAATGCTTTAGAAGCATCTGAAGATATTCGTTTCTACCAACATTCCGGTATTGATTTTAAAGCGACTCTTGCTGTACCTTATTATTTAGCGAAATATGTAATAAGTAAAGGTAAACGAAGAGGTTCTTCGACGATTACACAGCAGCTTGCTAAAAACCTATTTAAAATACGTCGTGATGAAAATCTAGAAGGAAGACTATCTAGCATTAAATATCTTGACCTTGTCATCAACAAATTCAAAGAATGGATTGTTGCTGTGGAATTAGAAACTGCCTATACAAAAAGAGAAATCTTAACCATGTACTTAAATACAGTGGATTTCGGATCAAACTCTTTTGGTATTCATACTGCAGCACAAACATTTTTTTCAACCACTCCTGATAGTCTGAACATTCCCCAGTCAGCTTTGCTAATAGGAATTTTACAAGCACCTTCAAGTTATAGTCCTGTATATAATCCAGATAAAGCAATTACAGTTCGTAATAATGTTATTGGACAAATGGCTAAATATGGTTTTATAACAAAGGAGGAAAAAGAGAAATACATTGCTACAGATTTAGAACTAGAATATAATGTAGAAAACCACAACAAAGGTTTAGCTCAATATTTTAGAGCGGAAGTAGTAAAAGATATCAGACGTTTTTGTAGAGAAAAAGGATTGGACCTTTATGGTGATGGCTTGAAAATTTACTCTACAATCGATTCTAGAATTCAAATTAAAGCTGAAGCTGCCGTCAAAAAGCATATGATGGAGCAACAAACATTATTTGATGAACACTGGAAAGGACACGGCGATCCTTGGAGAGATAGAGAAGGTGAAGTAATTCCAAATTTCCTTCCAATGTCAATTAGAAGAACTGCCGTTTGGAAAGGTTTAAACAAACAATACGGTGGTGATTCATTAAAAATTGACAAGGCATTAAAAGTAAAGAAGAAAATGAGAGTCTTCTCTTGGAATGCTCCAAATTACGAGAAAGACACTGTAATGAGTTCTTATGACTCATTGCGTTACTATAAGATGTTCTTACAAGTTGGAATGATGTCGATGGAACCAAAAACAGGTAATATTAAAGCTTGGGTAGGTGGCATCAACTATAAATACTTTAAATACGACCACGTTCGTTTAGGTTATAGACAACCTGGATCTACATTTAAGCCTTTCTTGTATGCAAAAGCTTTGGAAGATCGCTTCCAACCTTGTTCTCCGGTAACCGATTTACCAATTACCTTTACAGCTGAAGAAGCAATGGCTGATAAACCTTGGACGCCAAAGAATGCTGATAGTTATAGTGGAAAGACCTATACACTTAGACAAGCAATGTCTCGTTCTATTAACACCGCTGCAGCATACTTAGTAAAAGTCTTAGGTGCACCTAACTTATCTAGATACGCAAGAGATAAATTTGGCTTTAAATTTATCAGAGATAAGATGTTCAACTACATGGTTTCTGATGATGAAAGAGCAAGAGGTATAACAGGTTACGATAAAAAGCCTATTGCAGGTGTTCCTTCCCTTTGTTTGGGTACAGAAGATGTTTCCGTTTATGAAATGGTAACTGCTTACTCGGTGTTTATCAATAAAGGTACTTGGACTGAACCTCAATTCTTAACTCGTATCGAAGATAAATACGGTAAAGTATTGAAAGAATTCACTCCTAAGAAAGAGGAGGTTCTTAACGAGAAAACTGCTTGGTTAATGACATATATGCTTAGAGGTACATCTGAAGAATCGGGAGGTACAGCTTTAAGATTAAATCGTTATAAATTTAAGAAAGATAGTCATGTTGCTGGTAAAACTGGTACAACAGCCAATTTCTCTGATGCTTGGTTTATGGGCTTTACTAACGACTTAGTAACAGGTGTATGGTGTGGTGCTGAAGATCGCTCAGTTCACTTTAGAACGATTAAATATGGTCAAGGTGCAAGACAAGCCTTACCTGCATTTGCTTACTTCATGGAAGACGTTTATGAAGACAAAAAATTATGTAAAGAATTACATTACAACAAAGGTTTCTTCCCTGAACCATCTATGAATTTAGGGGTAGAATTAGATTGTAGTAAATTTGATCCAGATCAATTTGGAGATTTTGATGCTGAACCTGATTCTACAATGGAAGAACAATACGAGGCTCCAACAGAAGTTGGAGATGGCATTTTGTAA
- the porW gene encoding type IX secretion system periplasmic lipoprotein PorW/SprE: protein MKHTFSHKKYFLAFKVILFLILGTTTSCHFYHNTATHYNSYFLAREGMDRFHKQLFEAHQDDYNDVLSILIPLDTNQTMNYKEDLDYVITKASRPIKFHKSSDFIDECYLLVGWVRMYKGDFENALTTFKYVNSKFTDEDSRHAALNALLRMFIETDEEANMNLVLDIIKQQKAPYNKLNTKDYHLNLAHYFRNKNFYPEAIKHLRIAADLEEKKVYRTRYYFILGQLYEKIGDIDNSYRYYVKSRKISKTNELDFQSDISAHSMQPVDFGDPKQEKKIEKYFAKKLKDHNYWDYRDKIYYEKAQFEMRKPDYDKALHYFNESVQVSTTNQTQKGHSYWESGKIYYDEKQDYIKAAAYYDSAVQNFNESVYGFENIKKRSENLQELAKYTKMVEENERLIKLYEMSEEERNEFLEKEMEEEKEELILRQQYALENEKKRQKPETSSSGSFSNKESTEFYFYNTNAISQGKSQFLRTWGSRPLEDNWRRSNKMEFSSNDNLANQNDDPRKNNNKGKHKSNEDGEGGSEDLFAGLKSVEERKAEIPGNEGELQNTKNKLGDGVFGLGKVYLYRMKMNDHALENFYRMIKQFKDHEMAHEAAYLIYVICKTDDSCDEELAKSFLINYYPDCLYAKILKNPNYIKETNERELYIENLYADAYKMYINGQYNESDIKLTELFTQFPDSDFEIKGRFLRVLLIGRTTKYYKIFKKALEDYLEKYPDSEFEETARGMLDEIDEARLKNGYIPGRYHDYQITIEE from the coding sequence ATGAAGCATACTTTTTCACATAAAAAATACTTTTTAGCCTTTAAGGTGATTTTATTTTTGATACTTGGCACAACAACTTCTTGTCATTTTTATCATAATACCGCCACTCATTATAATTCCTACTTTTTAGCAAGAGAAGGAATGGATAGGTTTCATAAGCAATTATTTGAGGCTCATCAGGATGATTACAATGATGTCCTTTCGATTCTTATTCCTTTGGATACGAATCAAACAATGAATTATAAAGAGGACCTTGATTATGTGATTACTAAAGCATCACGTCCAATTAAGTTTCATAAATCCAGCGATTTTATTGATGAATGTTATTTACTTGTCGGTTGGGTGAGAATGTATAAAGGTGACTTTGAAAATGCCTTGACTACATTTAAATATGTCAATTCTAAATTCACCGATGAGGACAGTAGACATGCTGCTTTGAATGCGTTGTTAAGAATGTTTATTGAAACAGACGAAGAAGCCAACATGAATTTGGTGTTAGACATCATCAAACAGCAAAAAGCTCCTTACAATAAACTAAATACTAAAGATTATCATCTAAATCTGGCACATTACTTCAGAAATAAAAACTTCTATCCAGAAGCGATTAAGCACTTACGTATTGCTGCAGATTTAGAGGAAAAGAAAGTATATAGAACTAGATACTATTTTATTTTAGGTCAGCTTTACGAAAAAATTGGAGATATTGACAACTCGTACCGTTACTATGTAAAATCTAGAAAAATCTCAAAAACAAACGAATTAGATTTCCAATCGGATATAAGTGCGCATAGTATGCAGCCCGTTGATTTTGGTGATCCAAAACAAGAAAAGAAAATAGAGAAATACTTCGCAAAGAAACTAAAGGATCATAATTACTGGGATTACAGAGATAAAATATATTATGAAAAGGCACAATTCGAAATGAGAAAACCTGATTACGATAAGGCCTTACATTATTTTAATGAATCGGTTCAAGTAAGTACAACCAACCAAACTCAAAAAGGCCACTCTTATTGGGAATCGGGTAAAATCTATTACGACGAGAAACAAGATTATATTAAGGCTGCAGCTTATTATGATAGTGCAGTACAAAACTTCAACGAAAGTGTATATGGCTTTGAAAACATCAAAAAAAGATCAGAAAATCTTCAAGAACTGGCGAAATACACAAAGATGGTCGAAGAAAATGAGCGTCTGATAAAGTTGTACGAAATGAGCGAAGAAGAGCGAAATGAATTTCTTGAAAAAGAAATGGAAGAGGAAAAAGAAGAGCTCATATTAAGACAACAGTACGCTTTAGAAAACGAAAAGAAAAGACAAAAGCCAGAGACTTCTAGTTCAGGGTCATTCAGCAATAAAGAATCAACCGAGTTTTATTTCTATAATACAAATGCAATTTCTCAAGGAAAATCTCAATTCTTGAGAACATGGGGTTCAAGACCTTTGGAAGACAATTGGAGAAGGTCGAATAAAATGGAGTTTAGCAGCAATGATAACCTTGCTAATCAAAATGACGATCCAAGAAAGAACAACAACAAAGGCAAACACAAATCTAATGAAGATGGAGAAGGCGGTAGTGAAGACTTATTTGCTGGTTTAAAATCTGTAGAAGAAAGAAAAGCTGAAATTCCAGGGAACGAGGGTGAACTTCAGAATACAAAGAATAAATTAGGTGATGGTGTTTTCGGTCTAGGTAAAGTGTACCTATATAGAATGAAAATGAATGATCATGCTTTAGAAAACTTCTACAGAATGATAAAGCAATTTAAAGATCATGAAATGGCGCATGAGGCTGCTTACCTTATTTATGTTATTTGTAAAACAGATGATAGTTGCGATGAAGAACTAGCAAAAAGCTTCTTGATAAATTATTACCCTGATTGTCTTTATGCCAAGATTCTTAAAAATCCAAATTACATTAAAGAAACCAATGAAAGAGAATTGTACATAGAAAATTTATACGCTGATGCTTACAAGATGTATATCAATGGGCAGTACAATGAGTCGGATATCAAATTGACTGAGTTATTTACACAGTTCCCGGATAGTGATTTTGAAATCAAAGGTCGCTTTCTGAGAGTTTTACTTATCGGTAGAACCACCAAATATTACAAAATTTTCAAGAAAGCTTTAGAAGACTATTTAGAGAAATACCCTGATAGTGAATTCGAGGAAACTGCTCGAGGTATGCTAGATGAAATCGATGAAGCTCGATTGAAAAACGGGTATATTCCTGGTAGATATCATGATTATCAAATCACTATAGAAGAGTAA
- a CDS encoding M23 family metallopeptidase, translated as MKKQGKTLSEWLTTRFVLVVRDEETFAERAAYRFSYVKILLVLGMIFSVLGVLSFLLATTLLSRIFDPRVAYRETDRKLIEMERSLDSLKIASDEKDVYMATIKAIIDGEVDDEEDYKAKIVNTEEVSDIQVDLKTIDPVDSLFRSEFEGVELKPTSVTSNYSGIENVFFFPPVSNGVLSKKFSLKESHFGVDVLAKRNEGIKAISEGTVILSSWTQDSGYVIGIQHKGQVVSFYKHNSVLLKKVGESVRAGDIIAIIGNSGEMTDGQHLHFELWYNGIPVDPVDFIAFE; from the coding sequence ATGAAGAAACAAGGAAAAACGTTATCAGAGTGGCTAACCACTAGATTTGTTTTGGTCGTAAGAGATGAAGAAACCTTTGCTGAAAGAGCAGCATACAGATTTAGTTATGTGAAGATTCTTTTGGTTTTAGGGATGATATTTTCTGTTTTAGGAGTTTTGAGTTTTCTTCTCGCAACCACTTTGCTATCTAGAATTTTTGACCCTAGGGTGGCTTATAGAGAGACAGATAGAAAGTTGATTGAAATGGAAAGATCACTTGATTCTCTAAAGATAGCATCTGATGAAAAAGATGTTTATATGGCTACTATCAAGGCAATTATTGATGGAGAAGTAGATGATGAAGAGGATTATAAAGCAAAAATTGTAAATACCGAAGAGGTATCAGATATTCAAGTTGATTTAAAAACTATTGATCCTGTAGATTCCTTGTTTAGAAGTGAGTTTGAAGGAGTGGAATTAAAGCCGACTTCAGTGACAAGCAATTATTCTGGAATAGAGAACGTGTTTTTCTTTCCTCCTGTTTCTAATGGAGTGCTTTCTAAAAAATTTAGCTTAAAGGAGTCTCATTTTGGTGTGGATGTTCTAGCAAAAAGAAATGAAGGAATAAAAGCGATTTCTGAAGGGACAGTTATTTTATCTTCTTGGACACAAGATTCTGGTTATGTTATAGGTATTCAACACAAAGGGCAAGTAGTGTCATTTTATAAACACAACTCCGTGTTGCTTAAAAAAGTGGGTGAGTCTGTAAGAGCAGGGGATATTATTGCCATTATTGGTAACAGTGGAGAAATGACAGACGGTCAGCATTTACATTTTGAATTATGGTACAATGGAATCCCTGTTGACCCAGTGGATTTTATTGCATTTGAATAG
- a CDS encoding bactofilin family protein, which produces MGLFGNNEERSVAPVPQGGTATNNTIGHGTTLKGDVETHGVLRMDGKIIGNLQCHSKFFLGNDGQIEGDVFAQNAEIEGEIHGRIEVAENLVLRGSAVIHGDIITKSLTIDPGAVFNGTCKMGNEKPLLTSTTSTSQETVNAVDEKEKVENGKAK; this is translated from the coding sequence ATGGGATTATTCGGAAATAACGAAGAAAGAAGTGTAGCACCTGTACCACAAGGAGGAACTGCTACAAATAACACTATCGGACATGGAACTACACTAAAAGGAGATGTGGAGACTCATGGTGTTTTGAGAATGGATGGTAAGATCATTGGTAACCTTCAATGTCATTCTAAATTTTTTCTAGGAAATGATGGTCAGATTGAGGGGGATGTTTTTGCTCAAAATGCAGAGATCGAAGGTGAAATTCATGGACGTATAGAAGTAGCAGAAAACTTGGTATTAAGAGGATCTGCTGTAATTCACGGTGATATCATTACAAAGTCTTTGACAATTGATCCAGGTGCTGTTTTTAATGGGACTTGTAAAATGGGAAATGAAAAACCATTGCTAACAAGTACAACATCAACTTCTCAAGAGACTGTAAATGCAGTGGATGAAAAGGAGAAAGTTGAAAATGGAAAAGCAAAATAG
- a CDS encoding AtpZ/AtpI family protein yields the protein MEKQNSSDEKKYSKKYSTFIKYSSVSTEMIVTLLICAFGGKYLDEYFETKGPYFTIGLLLFGVFASLYILIKGLQKISKKGPDNEKKR from the coding sequence ATGGAAAAGCAAAATAGTTCAGACGAGAAAAAGTACTCAAAGAAATATTCTACTTTTATTAAGTATTCTTCTGTAAGCACAGAAATGATAGTTACATTATTAATCTGTGCTTTCGGAGGAAAGTATTTGGATGAGTATTTTGAAACTAAGGGACCATATTTTACCATAGGGTTGTTACTCTTTGGAGTGTTTGCATCCTTGTATATTTTAATCAAAGGATTACAGAAAATATCTAAAAAAGGACCCGATAATGAAAAAAAAAGGTAA
- the atpB gene encoding F0F1 ATP synthase subunit A, whose product MKSNYLSFYSRLAMLAVLFSALLQSSTLLASDGHEEASDSGYDPVATILHHVQDEHHWSLITTTDEHGHEHHYGISLPVILYVPGNGFEFFSSGDFLHHAKVKGNYGTYVNHHEHIVNVDNENQVIYDFSLTKNATSTALSVVVLLILFSAISKGYKKNVGKAPSGIQSFFEPLILYMRDEVIAPNLGKKTDKFLPYLLTLFFFILINNLMGLLPGGANSSGNIAFTMTFAVMTFLVVNFSGNKQYWGHVFATPGVPWWLSPIMIPVEIIGLFTKPIALMLRLFANITGGHIVLLSFMSLVFIIGKWWVGGVASFIIIPLFFMEIFVAFLQAYIFTMLSALFISSAVADHH is encoded by the coding sequence ATGAAAAGTAATTATTTATCTTTTTACAGCCGTCTAGCAATGCTAGCAGTGCTTTTTTCAGCACTTTTACAATCTTCGACACTTTTGGCTAGCGATGGTCATGAAGAAGCTTCAGATAGTGGTTATGATCCAGTAGCAACTATCCTTCATCACGTTCAAGATGAACATCATTGGTCATTAATTACGACAACAGATGAACACGGACACGAACATCATTATGGTATCTCATTACCAGTGATTCTTTATGTACCGGGTAATGGTTTTGAATTTTTCTCTTCAGGAGATTTCTTGCACCATGCTAAAGTAAAAGGTAATTATGGTACTTACGTTAATCACCATGAGCACATTGTAAATGTTGATAACGAAAATCAAGTAATCTATGACTTTTCATTAACAAAAAATGCTACGTCAACTGCATTATCTGTAGTTGTTTTGTTGATTTTGTTCTCTGCAATCTCAAAAGGATACAAAAAGAATGTAGGTAAAGCTCCTTCAGGAATCCAATCTTTCTTCGAACCTCTAATTCTTTACATGAGAGACGAAGTAATTGCTCCTAACTTAGGTAAAAAGACAGACAAGTTCTTACCTTATTTACTTACACTATTCTTCTTTATATTAATCAACAACTTGATGGGCTTACTTCCAGGTGGTGCGAACTCATCAGGTAATATTGCTTTCACAATGACGTTTGCGGTAATGACTTTCTTAGTCGTAAACTTCAGTGGTAATAAGCAATATTGGGGACACGTTTTTGCTACACCGGGTGTACCTTGGTGGTTGTCTCCGATTATGATTCCAGTAGAAATTATCGGTTTGTTTACCAAGCCAATTGCCTTAATGCTTCGTTTGTTCGCTAACATCACAGGTGGTCACATTGTATTGTTATCGTTCATGTCATTGGTATTCATCATTGGAAAATGGTGGGTAGGTGGAGTTGCTTCATTTATCATTATCCCATTATTCTTTATGGAGATCTTTGTAGCATTCCTGCAGGCATATATATTTACGATGTTATCAGCACTGTTTATTAGTTCGGCAGTAGCAGATCATCACTAA
- the atpE gene encoding ATP synthase F0 subunit C, whose product MSLLSILLEVSGNVGQLGAAIGAGLAVFGAGIGIGKIGGNAVEAMARQPEIAGNLQTAMIIAAALIEGVALFAVVVCLLIGLG is encoded by the coding sequence ATGTCATTACTTTCAATCTTATTAGAAGTAAGTGGTAACGTAGGTCAATTAGGTGCAGCTATCGGTGCTGGTCTAGCAGTATTCGGTGCAGGTATCGGTATCGGTAAAATCGGTGGTAACGCTGTTGAAGCGATGGCACGTCAACCAGAAATCGCTGGTAACCTACAAACTGCAATGATTATCGCAGCAGCCTTGATTGAAGGTGTTGCACTATTCGCAGTAGTAGTTTGTCTATTGATCGGTTTAGGTTAA
- the atpF gene encoding F0F1 ATP synthase subunit B, whose protein sequence is MDIITPGIGLLFWNTLFFLIVFAIIGVKIVPVISKGLKDREESIDNALKAAEQAKADIANLKAENEKEKEKARAEREEIITSAKKKADQMIAEATEQAKSEAKKIVDDARSSIDAEKREALAEIKGVVSELSLDIAEKVIRKQLSDDAAQQELVAKLVEDANI, encoded by the coding sequence ATGGATATTATAACTCCTGGTATAGGTCTTTTATTTTGGAACACATTATTCTTCTTAATCGTATTCGCGATTATCGGAGTGAAGATCGTTCCAGTAATTTCAAAAGGTTTAAAAGATAGAGAAGAGTCTATCGACAATGCTCTTAAAGCAGCTGAACAAGCAAAAGCAGATATTGCTAATCTAAAAGCTGAAAACGAGAAGGAAAAAGAGAAAGCTCGTGCTGAAAGAGAAGAAATCATTACTTCTGCGAAGAAAAAAGCAGATCAAATGATTGCTGAAGCAACAGAACAAGCTAAATCTGAAGCGAAGAAAATCGTTGATGATGCAAGAAGTTCTATTGATGCAGAAAAAAGAGAAGCGTTGGCTGAAATCAAAGGTGTTGTATCTGAACTTTCTTTAGATATCGCTGAGAAAGTAATCCGTAAGCAATTATCTGATGATGCCGCTCAACAAGAACTTGTAGCCAAGTTAGTTGAAGACGCAAATATCTAA
- the atpH gene encoding ATP synthase F1 subunit delta gives MSAESRVATRYAKAFVSVASQEGNQDALYADAELIMSTIEGSRELSNALSSPIIKAEKKAAILKEIFSSKVTDLTNKLFNLVVEKNRTSALYEIVIAIKAEFDAVKNIQRATVVTSTPLNASTKDALVAKVTKSTGKTVVLEEKVDASLIGGYILTVGDKQLDCSVKSQLQQLKVAFN, from the coding sequence ATGAGTGCAGAATCTAGAGTAGCAACACGTTATGCAAAAGCTTTTGTCTCTGTAGCTTCCCAAGAAGGAAATCAGGATGCGTTGTATGCTGATGCAGAGTTGATCATGTCTACTATTGAAGGTAGCCGTGAACTATCAAATGCTTTGAGTAGCCCAATCATTAAAGCTGAGAAAAAAGCAGCTATCCTTAAGGAAATTTTTTCATCTAAGGTAACTGATCTTACAAATAAACTTTTCAACCTAGTGGTAGAAAAGAACAGAACTTCGGCTTTATATGAAATCGTTATTGCCATCAAAGCAGAATTTGATGCAGTAAAAAATATTCAAAGAGCTACTGTAGTTACTTCGACTCCTCTAAATGCTTCTACTAAAGATGCATTAGTTGCGAAGGTGACAAAATCTACTGGTAAGACAGTGGTATTGGAAGAAAAAGTAGATGCCTCTCTTATCGGTGGTTATATCTTAACTGTTGGCGACAAGCAATTGGATTGCTCAGTGAAGTCTCAGTTACAACAATTGAAAGTAGCTTTCAATTAA